A single window of Candidatus Hydrogenedentota bacterium DNA harbors:
- a CDS encoding metal ABC transporter permease, translating into MTMDTFWILVIGSLVAASCSLVGCFLVLRRLSMLGDAISHAVLPGIVIAFMLTGSRNIVPMLVGAMAMGMLTAFLTDVLNRFGKLQSDAAMGVTFTWLFAIGVILVSKYTGTVDLDVDCVLYGEIVFAPLDTLTWGDYNLGPRAVWLTGAVSVFNLIFVLLGYKQLKICSFDPALAASIGINVAFWHYLLMGFVSLTTVASFESVGAILVVAMLIVPANTAYLLTDRLSHMLMISVIVGVLSALGGYALAAWVDGAIAGAMAVVSGGLYVLAALASPRHGVLPKFLRQRKQLVAPE; encoded by the coding sequence ATTACGATGGACACCTTCTGGATATTGGTCATCGGCAGCCTGGTCGCCGCTTCGTGTTCCCTGGTGGGCTGCTTCCTCGTGCTGCGTCGACTCTCCATGCTGGGCGACGCCATCAGCCACGCCGTGCTGCCCGGCATCGTCATCGCCTTCATGCTGACCGGCAGCCGCAACATCGTCCCCATGCTCGTCGGCGCCATGGCCATGGGCATGCTCACCGCATTTCTGACCGACGTGCTCAACCGCTTCGGTAAACTCCAGTCCGACGCCGCCATGGGCGTGACCTTCACGTGGCTCTTCGCCATCGGGGTGATCCTGGTAAGCAAATACACGGGCACCGTGGATCTCGACGTGGACTGCGTGCTGTACGGCGAGATCGTCTTTGCGCCCCTCGACACCCTGACCTGGGGCGATTACAACCTCGGGCCGCGCGCCGTCTGGCTCACGGGTGCGGTCTCCGTATTCAATCTGATCTTCGTGCTTCTCGGCTACAAGCAGCTCAAGATCTGCTCCTTCGACCCCGCCCTCGCCGCATCCATCGGGATCAACGTGGCCTTCTGGCACTACCTTCTCATGGGCTTCGTGTCGTTGACCACCGTCGCCTCCTTCGAGAGCGTGGGGGCCATCCTCGTGGTGGCCATGCTCATCGTGCCCGCCAACACGGCCTATCTGCTCACCGATCGCCTCTCTCACATGCTCATGATTTCCGTGATCGTGGGCGTGCTCAGCGCCCTCGGCGGCTACGCCCTGGCGGCCTGGGTCGACGGCGCCATCGCCGGTGCCATGGCCGTCGTCAGCGGCGGACTCTACGTCCTCGCGGCACTGGCCTCACCACGACACGGCGTACTGCCGAAGTTTTTGCGCCAGCGCAAACAGCTCGTGGCGCCGGAGTGA